In Tachysurus fulvidraco isolate hzauxx_2018 chromosome 1, HZAU_PFXX_2.0, whole genome shotgun sequence, a single window of DNA contains:
- the LOC113647013 gene encoding haze protective factor 1-like isoform X1, with protein sequence MFHHVSSDMMESRLMVLLLLCSVAHVTEAQLLSVTTTNSFINTTSCGTTKLCVFSSPNCNLTGTSNCFFSSTKYNNSILTVEMSGTTSGYVALALTPATNPLIVLGTVGFVCGNNDSGPFFETVSQNGVVLTPANMTALNITNIQGSVMNSPSVIQCTFNVAFLNISIPANVQLPSNLTILTGTSTGTTLGNATTVFSSSGTLDLANPTSNVLGTITSVGCGTTKLCAFSSPNCNLTGNSSCFFSSTKYNNSILTVEMSGTTSGYVALALTPATNPLIVLGTVVFVCGNNNSNLFFGTASQAGVVLTPANMATLNITNVQALVTSSQSVIQCTFNVAFLNISIPANVQLPSNLAILTGTSTGTTLGSATTVFSSSGTLDLANPASNVLGTITSVGCGTTKLCVFSTANCNLTGTSNCFFSSTKYNNNILTVEMSGTTSGYVALALTPATNPLIVLGTVVFVCGNNNSNLFFGTASQAGVVLTPANMATLNITNVQALVTSSQSVIQCTFNVAFLNISIPANVQLPSNLAILTGTSTGTTLGSATTVFSSSGTLDLANPASNVLGTITSVGCGTTKLCVFSTANCNLTGTSSCFFSSTKFNNNILTVEMSGTTSGYVALALTPATSPLNWLGTVVFVCGNNNSNLFFGTASQAGVVLTPVNMPILNITNIQALVTSSQSVVQCTFTVTINTIIPANIQLPSNLAILNGTSTGTTLGNATTVFSSSGTLDLTNPASNVLGTITSVGCGTTKLCVFSTANCSLTGSSSCFFSSTKFNNSILTVEMSGTTSGYVALALTPATSPLNVLGTVVFFCGNNNANLFFGTASQNGTVLTPASMTALNITNVQASVTSSQSVIQCAFNVAFLNISIPANVQLPSNLAILTGTSTGTTLGSATTVFSSKTTLDLANPASNLQGMNITSVGCGTTKLCVNNAANCNPAVNSSCFFASAQLINQNFTFQLSGPTTGYVALGLSQLGTSVVFVCGSNSSNFLFTPATLVGTALLPVNLNTVYSVQGAVSQNLVQCIFNTSSILNITGLKSTNTSFRIAIMNGSINGNQLGPANVVFDSLQAVNLNSSPTITAHVLAVLFSALTLCLLY encoded by the exons ATGTTTCATCACGTCTCATCAG ACATGATGGAGTCCAGACTGATGGTGCTGCTTTTGCTCTGCTCTGTTGCTCATGTCACTGAAGCCCAGCTGCTGTCAGTGACAACAACAAAT AGCTTCATCAATACGACCTCCTGCGGCACcaccaagctgtgtgtgtttagttcgCCTAACTGCAATCTTACAGGAACCTCCAACTGTTTCTTCAGCTCTACTAAGTACAATAATAGCATACTGACTGTGGAAATGTCCGGCACCACTTCAGGATACGTGGCACTGGCACTCACACCCGCTACCAACCCACTGATCGTGCTA GGGACTGTTGGGTTCGTCTGTGGCAACAATGACTCCGGCCCCTTCTTCGAAACAGTTTCTCAGAATGGCGTAGTGCTGACTCCTGCTAACATG ACCGCCCTAAATATCACTAATATTCAGGGTTCAGTAATGAATTCCCCGAGTGTTATTCAATGTACCTTCAATGTCGCCTTCTTGAATATCAGCATCCCGGCCAATGTTCAGCTGCCTTCCAATCTCACCATCCTTACTGGAACCTCAACCG GAACAACACTGGGAAATGCAACCACAGTGTTCAGCTCGAGCGGAACGTTAGACCTGGCAAATCCCACGAGCAACGTTCTAGGG ACGATCACTAGTGTGGGTTGTGGCACCACCAAACTGTGTGCATTTAGTTCGCCTAACTGCAATCTTACAGGAAACTCCAGCTGTTTCTTCAGCTCTACTAAGTACAATAATAGCATACTGACTGTGGAAATGTCCGGCACCACCTCAGGATACGTGGCACTGGCACTCACACCCGCTACCAACCCACTGATCGTGCTA GGGACTGTTGTATTCGTCTGTGGCAACAATAACTCCAACCTCTTCTTCGGAACAGCTTCCCAGGCCGGCGTAGTGCTGACTCCTGCTAACATG GCTACCCTAAATATCACTAATGTTCAGGCTTTAGTAACGAGTTCCCAGAGTGTTATTCAATGTACCTTCAATGTTGCCTTCTTGAATATCAGCATCCCGGCCAATGTTCAGCTGCCTTCCAATCTCGCCATCCTTACTGGAACCTCAACCG GAACAACACTGGGAAGTGCAACCACAGTGTTCAGCTCGAGCGGAACATTAGACCTGGCAAATCCCGCGAGCAACGTTCTAGGG ACGATCACTAGTGTGGGTTGTGGCACCactaagctgtgtgtgtttagtacgGCTAACTGCAATCTTACAGGAACCTCCAACTGTTTCTTCAGCTCTACTAAGTACAATAATAACATACTGACTGTGGAAATGTCCGGCACCACTTCAGGATACGTGGCACTGGCACTCACACCCGCTACCAACCCACTGATCGTGCTA GGGACTGTTGTGTTCGTCTGTGGCAACAATAACTCCAACCTCTTCTTCGGAACAGCTTCCCAGGCCGGCGTAGTGCTGACTCCTGCTAACATG GCTACCCTAAATATCACTAATGTTCAGGCTTTAGTAACGAGTTCCCAGAGTGTTATTCAATGTACCTTCAATGTTGCCTTCTTGAATATCAGCATCCCGGCCAATGTTCAGCTGCCTTCCAATCTCGCCATCCTTACTGGAACCTCAACCG GAACAACACTGGGAAGTGCAACCACAGTGTTCAGCTCGAGCGGAACATTAGACCTGGCAAATCCCGCGAGCAACGTTCTAGGG ACGATCACTAGTGTGGGTTGTGGCACCactaagctgtgtgtgtttagtacgGCTAACTGCAATCTTACAGGAACCTCCAGCTGTTTCTTCAGCTCTACTAAGTTCAATAATAACATACTGACTGTGGAAATGTCCGGCACCACCTCAGGATACGTGGCACTGGCACTCACACCCGCTACCAGCCCACTGAACTGGCTA GGGACTGTTGTGTTCGTCTGTGGCAACAATAACTCCAACCTCTTCTTCGGAACAGCTTCCCAGGCCGGCGTAGTGCTGACTCCTGTTAACATG CCCATCCTAAATATCACTAATATTCAGGCTTTAGTAACGAGTTCCCAGAGTGTTGTTCAATGTACCTTCACAGTCACCATCAATACCATCATCCCGGCGAATATTCAGCTGCCTTCCAATCTCGCCATCCTTAACGGAACCTCAACCG GAACAACACTGGGAAATGCAACCACAGTGTTCAGCTCGAGCGGAACGTTAGACCTGACAAATCCTGCGAGCAACGTTCTAGGG ACGATCACTAGTGTGGGTTGTGGCACcaccaagctgtgtgtgtttagtacgGCTAACTGCAGTCTTACAGGAAGCTCCAGTTGTTTCTTCAGCTCTACTAAGTTCAATAATAGCATACTGACTGTGGAAATGTCCGGCACCACTTCAGGATACGTGGCACTGGCACTCACACCCGCTACCAGCCCACTGAATGTGCTA GGGACTGTTGTGTTCTTCTGTGGCAACAATAACGCCAACCTCTTCTTCGGAACAGCTTCCCAGAACGGCACCGTGCTGACTCCTGCTAGCATG ACCGCCCTAAATATCACTAATGTTCAGGCTTCAGTAACGAGTTCCCAGAGTGTTATTCAATGTGCCTTCAATGTCGCCTTCTTGAATATCAGCATCCCGGCCAATGTTCAGCTGCCTTCCAATCTCGCCATCCTTACTGGAACCTCAACCG GAACAACACTGGGAAGTGCAACCACAGTGTTCAGCTCCAAAACAACGTTAGACCTGGCAAATCCTGCGAGCAACCTTCAAGGG ATGAACATCACTAGTGTGGGTTGTGGCACCACCAAACTGTGTGTGAACAATGCGGCTAACTGCAACCCTGCAGTCAACTCCAGCTGCTTTTTCGCTTCAGCTCAATTAATAAACCAAAATTTCACCTTTCAACTCAGCGGCCCAACAACAGGATATGTGGCACTGGGACTTTCTCAATTG ggaACTTCTGTTGTATTTGTCTGTGGAAGTAACAGCAGTAACTTCCTCTTCACACCAGCTACTCTCGTCGGCACGGCTTTGCTCCCTGTTAATTTG AACACTGTGTACAGTGTTCAAGGTGCTGTATCACAAAACCTTGTTCAGTGTATCTTCAACACCAGCAGCATTCTGAACATCACCGGCCTCAAAAGTACAAACACCTCGTTCAGAATCGCCATCATGAACGGAAGCATCAACG GAAATCAACTGGGACCTGCAAATGTCGTGTTCGACTCCCTACAAGCAGTAAACCTGAACAGCAGCCCAACCATCACGGCTcatg TGTTGGCTGTACTGTTCAGTGCCCTGACTCTATGTCTCCTATATTAA
- the LOC113647013 gene encoding cell wall protein AWA1-like isoform X2, whose protein sequence is MFHHVSSDMMESRLMVLLLLCSVAHVTEAQLLSVTTTNSFINTTSCGTTKLCVFSSPNCNLTGTSNCFFSSTKYNNSILTVEMSGTTSGYVALALTPATNPLIVLGTVGFVCGNNDSGPFFETVSQNGVVLTPANMTALNITNIQGSVMNSPSVIQCTFNVAFLNISIPANVQLPSNLTILTGTSTGTTLGNATTVFSSSGTLDLANPTSNVLGTITSVGCGTTKLCAFSSPNCNLTGNSSCFFSSTKYNNSILTVEMSGTTSGYVALALTPATNPLIVLGTVVFVCGNNNSNLFFGTASQAGVVLTPANMATLNITNVQALVTSSQSVIQCTFNVAFLNISIPANVQLPSNLAILTGTSTGTTLGSATTVFSSSGTLDLANPASNVLGTITSVGCGTTKLCVFSTANCNLTGTSNCFFSSTKYNNNILTVEMSGTTSGYVALALTPATNPLIVLGTVVFVCGNNNSNLFFGTASQAGVVLTPANMATLNITNVQALVTSSQSVIQCTFNVAFLNISIPANVQLPSNLAILTGTSTGTTLGNATTVFSSSGTLDLTNPASNVLGTITSVGCGTTKLCVFSTANCSLTGSSSCFFSSTKFNNSILTVEMSGTTSGYVALALTPATSPLNVLGTVVFFCGNNNANLFFGTASQNGTVLTPASMTALNITNVQASVTSSQSVIQCAFNVAFLNISIPANVQLPSNLAILTGTSTGTTLGSATTVFSSKTTLDLANPASNLQGMNITSVGCGTTKLCVNNAANCNPAVNSSCFFASAQLINQNFTFQLSGPTTGYVALGLSQLGTSVVFVCGSNSSNFLFTPATLVGTALLPVNLNTVYSVQGAVSQNLVQCIFNTSSILNITGLKSTNTSFRIAIMNGSINGNQLGPANVVFDSLQAVNLNSSPTITAHVLAVLFSALTLCLLY, encoded by the exons ATGTTTCATCACGTCTCATCAG ACATGATGGAGTCCAGACTGATGGTGCTGCTTTTGCTCTGCTCTGTTGCTCATGTCACTGAAGCCCAGCTGCTGTCAGTGACAACAACAAAT AGCTTCATCAATACGACCTCCTGCGGCACcaccaagctgtgtgtgtttagttcgCCTAACTGCAATCTTACAGGAACCTCCAACTGTTTCTTCAGCTCTACTAAGTACAATAATAGCATACTGACTGTGGAAATGTCCGGCACCACTTCAGGATACGTGGCACTGGCACTCACACCCGCTACCAACCCACTGATCGTGCTA GGGACTGTTGGGTTCGTCTGTGGCAACAATGACTCCGGCCCCTTCTTCGAAACAGTTTCTCAGAATGGCGTAGTGCTGACTCCTGCTAACATG ACCGCCCTAAATATCACTAATATTCAGGGTTCAGTAATGAATTCCCCGAGTGTTATTCAATGTACCTTCAATGTCGCCTTCTTGAATATCAGCATCCCGGCCAATGTTCAGCTGCCTTCCAATCTCACCATCCTTACTGGAACCTCAACCG GAACAACACTGGGAAATGCAACCACAGTGTTCAGCTCGAGCGGAACGTTAGACCTGGCAAATCCCACGAGCAACGTTCTAGGG ACGATCACTAGTGTGGGTTGTGGCACCACCAAACTGTGTGCATTTAGTTCGCCTAACTGCAATCTTACAGGAAACTCCAGCTGTTTCTTCAGCTCTACTAAGTACAATAATAGCATACTGACTGTGGAAATGTCCGGCACCACCTCAGGATACGTGGCACTGGCACTCACACCCGCTACCAACCCACTGATCGTGCTA GGGACTGTTGTATTCGTCTGTGGCAACAATAACTCCAACCTCTTCTTCGGAACAGCTTCCCAGGCCGGCGTAGTGCTGACTCCTGCTAACATG GCTACCCTAAATATCACTAATGTTCAGGCTTTAGTAACGAGTTCCCAGAGTGTTATTCAATGTACCTTCAATGTTGCCTTCTTGAATATCAGCATCCCGGCCAATGTTCAGCTGCCTTCCAATCTCGCCATCCTTACTGGAACCTCAACCG GAACAACACTGGGAAGTGCAACCACAGTGTTCAGCTCGAGCGGAACATTAGACCTGGCAAATCCCGCGAGCAACGTTCTAGGG ACGATCACTAGTGTGGGTTGTGGCACCactaagctgtgtgtgtttagtacgGCTAACTGCAATCTTACAGGAACCTCCAACTGTTTCTTCAGCTCTACTAAGTACAATAATAACATACTGACTGTGGAAATGTCCGGCACCACTTCAGGATACGTGGCACTGGCACTCACACCCGCTACCAACCCACTGATCGTGCTA GGGACTGTTGTGTTCGTCTGTGGCAACAATAACTCCAACCTCTTCTTCGGAACAGCTTCCCAGGCCGGCGTAGTGCTGACTCCTGCTAACATG GCTACCCTAAATATCACTAATGTTCAGGCTTTAGTAACGAGTTCCCAGAGTGTTATTCAATGTACCTTCAATGTTGCCTTCTTGAATATCAGCATCCCGGCCAATGTTCAGCTGCCTTCCAATCTCGCCATCCTTACTGGAACCTCAACCG GAACAACACTGGGAAATGCAACCACAGTGTTCAGCTCGAGCGGAACGTTAGACCTGACAAATCCTGCGAGCAACGTTCTAGGG ACGATCACTAGTGTGGGTTGTGGCACcaccaagctgtgtgtgtttagtacgGCTAACTGCAGTCTTACAGGAAGCTCCAGTTGTTTCTTCAGCTCTACTAAGTTCAATAATAGCATACTGACTGTGGAAATGTCCGGCACCACTTCAGGATACGTGGCACTGGCACTCACACCCGCTACCAGCCCACTGAATGTGCTA GGGACTGTTGTGTTCTTCTGTGGCAACAATAACGCCAACCTCTTCTTCGGAACAGCTTCCCAGAACGGCACCGTGCTGACTCCTGCTAGCATG ACCGCCCTAAATATCACTAATGTTCAGGCTTCAGTAACGAGTTCCCAGAGTGTTATTCAATGTGCCTTCAATGTCGCCTTCTTGAATATCAGCATCCCGGCCAATGTTCAGCTGCCTTCCAATCTCGCCATCCTTACTGGAACCTCAACCG GAACAACACTGGGAAGTGCAACCACAGTGTTCAGCTCCAAAACAACGTTAGACCTGGCAAATCCTGCGAGCAACCTTCAAGGG ATGAACATCACTAGTGTGGGTTGTGGCACCACCAAACTGTGTGTGAACAATGCGGCTAACTGCAACCCTGCAGTCAACTCCAGCTGCTTTTTCGCTTCAGCTCAATTAATAAACCAAAATTTCACCTTTCAACTCAGCGGCCCAACAACAGGATATGTGGCACTGGGACTTTCTCAATTG ggaACTTCTGTTGTATTTGTCTGTGGAAGTAACAGCAGTAACTTCCTCTTCACACCAGCTACTCTCGTCGGCACGGCTTTGCTCCCTGTTAATTTG AACACTGTGTACAGTGTTCAAGGTGCTGTATCACAAAACCTTGTTCAGTGTATCTTCAACACCAGCAGCATTCTGAACATCACCGGCCTCAAAAGTACAAACACCTCGTTCAGAATCGCCATCATGAACGGAAGCATCAACG GAAATCAACTGGGACCTGCAAATGTCGTGTTCGACTCCCTACAAGCAGTAAACCTGAACAGCAGCCCAACCATCACGGCTcatg TGTTGGCTGTACTGTTCAGTGCCCTGACTCTATGTCTCCTATATTAA
- the LOC113647013 gene encoding uncharacterized protein LOC113647013 isoform X5, which translates to MFHHVSSDMMESRLMVLLLLCSVAHVTEAQLLSVTTTNSFINTTSCGTTKLCVFSSPNCNLTGTSNCFFSSTKYNNSILTVEMSGTTSGYVALALTPATNPLIVLGTVGFVCGNNDSGPFFETVSQNGVVLTPANMTALNITNIQGSVMNSPSVIQCTFNVAFLNISIPANVQLPSNLTILTGTSTGTTLGNATTVFSSSGTLDLANPTSNVLGTITSVGCGTTKLCVFSTANCNLTGTSNCFFSSTKYNNNILTVEMSGTTSGYVALALTPATNPLIVLGTVVFVCGNNNSNLFFGTASQAGVVLTPANMATLNITNVQALVTSSQSVIQCTFNVAFLNISIPANVQLPSNLAILTGTSTGTTLGSATTVFSSSGTLDLANPASNVLGTITSVGCGTTKLCVFSTANCNLTGTSSCFFSSTKFNNNILTVEMSGTTSGYVALALTPATSPLNWLGTVVFVCGNNNSNLFFGTASQAGVVLTPVNMPILNITNIQALVTSSQSVVQCTFTVTINTIIPANIQLPSNLAILNGTSTGTTLGNATTVFSSSGTLDLTNPASNVLGTITSVGCGTTKLCVFSTANCSLTGSSSCFFSSTKFNNSILTVEMSGTTSGYVALALTPATSPLNVLGTVVFFCGNNNANLFFGTASQNGTVLTPASMTALNITNVQASVTSSQSVIQCAFNVAFLNISIPANVQLPSNLAILTGTSTGTTLGSATTVFSSKTTLDLANPASNLQGMNITSVGCGTTKLCVNNAANCNPAVNSSCFFASAQLINQNFTFQLSGPTTGYVALGLSQLGTSVVFVCGSNSSNFLFTPATLVGTALLPVNLNTVYSVQGAVSQNLVQCIFNTSSILNITGLKSTNTSFRIAIMNGSINGNQLGPANVVFDSLQAVNLNSSPTITAHVLAVLFSALTLCLLY; encoded by the exons ATGTTTCATCACGTCTCATCAG ACATGATGGAGTCCAGACTGATGGTGCTGCTTTTGCTCTGCTCTGTTGCTCATGTCACTGAAGCCCAGCTGCTGTCAGTGACAACAACAAAT AGCTTCATCAATACGACCTCCTGCGGCACcaccaagctgtgtgtgtttagttcgCCTAACTGCAATCTTACAGGAACCTCCAACTGTTTCTTCAGCTCTACTAAGTACAATAATAGCATACTGACTGTGGAAATGTCCGGCACCACTTCAGGATACGTGGCACTGGCACTCACACCCGCTACCAACCCACTGATCGTGCTA GGGACTGTTGGGTTCGTCTGTGGCAACAATGACTCCGGCCCCTTCTTCGAAACAGTTTCTCAGAATGGCGTAGTGCTGACTCCTGCTAACATG ACCGCCCTAAATATCACTAATATTCAGGGTTCAGTAATGAATTCCCCGAGTGTTATTCAATGTACCTTCAATGTCGCCTTCTTGAATATCAGCATCCCGGCCAATGTTCAGCTGCCTTCCAATCTCACCATCCTTACTGGAACCTCAACCG GAACAACACTGGGAAATGCAACCACAGTGTTCAGCTCGAGCGGAACGTTAGACCTGGCAAATCCCACGAGCAACGTTCTAGGG ACGATCACTAGTGTGGGTTGTGGCACCactaagctgtgtgtgtttagtacgGCTAACTGCAATCTTACAGGAACCTCCAACTGTTTCTTCAGCTCTACTAAGTACAATAATAACATACTGACTGTGGAAATGTCCGGCACCACTTCAGGATACGTGGCACTGGCACTCACACCCGCTACCAACCCACTGATCGTGCTA GGGACTGTTGTGTTCGTCTGTGGCAACAATAACTCCAACCTCTTCTTCGGAACAGCTTCCCAGGCCGGCGTAGTGCTGACTCCTGCTAACATG GCTACCCTAAATATCACTAATGTTCAGGCTTTAGTAACGAGTTCCCAGAGTGTTATTCAATGTACCTTCAATGTTGCCTTCTTGAATATCAGCATCCCGGCCAATGTTCAGCTGCCTTCCAATCTCGCCATCCTTACTGGAACCTCAACCG GAACAACACTGGGAAGTGCAACCACAGTGTTCAGCTCGAGCGGAACATTAGACCTGGCAAATCCCGCGAGCAACGTTCTAGGG ACGATCACTAGTGTGGGTTGTGGCACCactaagctgtgtgtgtttagtacgGCTAACTGCAATCTTACAGGAACCTCCAGCTGTTTCTTCAGCTCTACTAAGTTCAATAATAACATACTGACTGTGGAAATGTCCGGCACCACCTCAGGATACGTGGCACTGGCACTCACACCCGCTACCAGCCCACTGAACTGGCTA GGGACTGTTGTGTTCGTCTGTGGCAACAATAACTCCAACCTCTTCTTCGGAACAGCTTCCCAGGCCGGCGTAGTGCTGACTCCTGTTAACATG CCCATCCTAAATATCACTAATATTCAGGCTTTAGTAACGAGTTCCCAGAGTGTTGTTCAATGTACCTTCACAGTCACCATCAATACCATCATCCCGGCGAATATTCAGCTGCCTTCCAATCTCGCCATCCTTAACGGAACCTCAACCG GAACAACACTGGGAAATGCAACCACAGTGTTCAGCTCGAGCGGAACGTTAGACCTGACAAATCCTGCGAGCAACGTTCTAGGG ACGATCACTAGTGTGGGTTGTGGCACcaccaagctgtgtgtgtttagtacgGCTAACTGCAGTCTTACAGGAAGCTCCAGTTGTTTCTTCAGCTCTACTAAGTTCAATAATAGCATACTGACTGTGGAAATGTCCGGCACCACTTCAGGATACGTGGCACTGGCACTCACACCCGCTACCAGCCCACTGAATGTGCTA GGGACTGTTGTGTTCTTCTGTGGCAACAATAACGCCAACCTCTTCTTCGGAACAGCTTCCCAGAACGGCACCGTGCTGACTCCTGCTAGCATG ACCGCCCTAAATATCACTAATGTTCAGGCTTCAGTAACGAGTTCCCAGAGTGTTATTCAATGTGCCTTCAATGTCGCCTTCTTGAATATCAGCATCCCGGCCAATGTTCAGCTGCCTTCCAATCTCGCCATCCTTACTGGAACCTCAACCG GAACAACACTGGGAAGTGCAACCACAGTGTTCAGCTCCAAAACAACGTTAGACCTGGCAAATCCTGCGAGCAACCTTCAAGGG ATGAACATCACTAGTGTGGGTTGTGGCACCACCAAACTGTGTGTGAACAATGCGGCTAACTGCAACCCTGCAGTCAACTCCAGCTGCTTTTTCGCTTCAGCTCAATTAATAAACCAAAATTTCACCTTTCAACTCAGCGGCCCAACAACAGGATATGTGGCACTGGGACTTTCTCAATTG ggaACTTCTGTTGTATTTGTCTGTGGAAGTAACAGCAGTAACTTCCTCTTCACACCAGCTACTCTCGTCGGCACGGCTTTGCTCCCTGTTAATTTG AACACTGTGTACAGTGTTCAAGGTGCTGTATCACAAAACCTTGTTCAGTGTATCTTCAACACCAGCAGCATTCTGAACATCACCGGCCTCAAAAGTACAAACACCTCGTTCAGAATCGCCATCATGAACGGAAGCATCAACG GAAATCAACTGGGACCTGCAAATGTCGTGTTCGACTCCCTACAAGCAGTAAACCTGAACAGCAGCCCAACCATCACGGCTcatg TGTTGGCTGTACTGTTCAGTGCCCTGACTCTATGTCTCCTATATTAA